A stretch of Enterobacter cloacae complex sp. ECNIH7 DNA encodes these proteins:
- a CDS encoding methyltransferase has translation MYEKDTLSALDAITEAQRIAFAPMLFQTALCLRNSGVLAWLDKQGKEGASLEEITEHSTLGSYGVSVLLDMGLSGRIVTQQNGRYFLAKVGHFLLHDEMTRVNMDFTQDVCYQGLFHLADALQEEKPAGLAVFGNWPTIYPALSQLPAPAKESWFAFDHYYSDAAFDAALPYIFASSPTKLYDVGGNTGKWSLRCCRYDENVAVTILDLPQQIALAQENIAKAGFSHRIAFHAVDMLSPATLPGDADVWWMSQFLDCFSPDQIVAMLTRVAQAMKPGARLCIMELFWDAQKFEAASFSLNATSLYFTCMANGNSRFYSVEKFYRYLESAGFSVEQRLDNLGVGHTLLICTKREQ, from the coding sequence ATGTACGAAAAGGACACACTCAGCGCACTGGATGCCATTACCGAAGCGCAACGCATCGCCTTTGCCCCGATGTTATTCCAGACTGCGCTTTGTCTGCGTAACTCAGGCGTTCTCGCCTGGCTCGATAAACAAGGAAAAGAGGGAGCAAGCCTCGAGGAAATAACCGAACACAGCACGCTCGGCAGCTATGGCGTCAGCGTACTGCTGGATATGGGATTAAGCGGTCGAATCGTTACCCAACAGAATGGACGTTATTTTCTGGCGAAAGTGGGCCATTTTTTACTGCACGACGAAATGACCCGCGTAAATATGGATTTCACCCAGGACGTTTGTTATCAGGGGCTATTTCACCTGGCGGACGCCCTGCAGGAGGAAAAACCGGCCGGATTAGCCGTGTTTGGCAACTGGCCAACCATCTACCCGGCGTTATCCCAATTACCAGCTCCGGCGAAAGAGAGCTGGTTCGCCTTCGATCATTACTATTCTGACGCCGCTTTTGACGCTGCTTTGCCATATATATTCGCAAGCTCGCCGACAAAATTGTACGATGTGGGCGGAAATACGGGTAAATGGTCGTTACGCTGCTGCCGCTATGACGAAAATGTTGCCGTGACGATCCTCGATCTGCCGCAGCAGATAGCGCTGGCGCAGGAAAACATCGCAAAAGCAGGTTTTTCTCATCGTATTGCATTCCATGCTGTCGATATGCTTAGCCCAGCAACATTGCCGGGTGACGCCGACGTCTGGTGGATGAGCCAGTTCCTGGATTGTTTCTCTCCGGATCAGATTGTCGCCATGCTGACGCGCGTCGCACAGGCCATGAAGCCAGGCGCACGTTTGTGCATCATGGAGCTTTTCTGGGATGCTCAGAAATTTGAAGCAGCCTCTTTCAGCCTGAATGCCACCTCGCTCTATTTCACCTGTATGGCGAATGGCAATAGCCGGTTTTACAGCGTAGAGAAGTTTTATCGCTACCTGGAGAGCGCAGGTTTCAGCGTTGAACAGCGGCTGGACAACCTTGGGGTCGGTCATACCCTGCTGATATGCACCAAACGTGAACAATAG
- a CDS encoding beta-ketoacyl synthase chain length factor: protein MKFSLNIIDWQARAPGLSDATEWQAWSRLQLTVDPAAPLPRLTALPMMTARRLNSGSKLAVDIGLAMLQNHTIDAVVYSSRHGELERNDRILHALATGQSVSPTDFAMSVHNSAVGNLTITARQAIVSSSISAGLDTFQQALCEVLSLLQAGYSRVLLVDFDGALPEFYHPALPPQMPTWPYALALVIESGNGLQCETRSGCTGEEPALPQSLMFLQRYLSEERQFVVPGERLLWQWTRA from the coding sequence ATGAAATTTTCACTTAACATTATCGACTGGCAGGCAAGAGCGCCAGGACTCAGCGATGCCACAGAGTGGCAGGCGTGGTCACGCCTGCAGCTGACCGTCGATCCAGCGGCCCCGCTTCCCCGCCTGACCGCTTTACCCATGATGACCGCGCGCCGCCTCAACTCAGGCAGTAAGCTGGCGGTGGATATTGGTCTTGCCATGCTGCAAAACCACACCATTGATGCCGTCGTCTATTCCAGCCGCCACGGCGAGCTGGAGCGCAACGACCGTATTCTGCATGCCCTGGCGACCGGGCAGTCCGTTTCACCCACCGACTTCGCGATGTCCGTGCACAATTCCGCGGTGGGCAATCTCACGATCACCGCACGCCAGGCCATCGTCTCGTCATCCATTTCTGCCGGGCTGGACACCTTCCAGCAGGCCTTATGTGAAGTGCTGAGCCTGCTGCAGGCGGGCTATTCCCGCGTCCTCCTGGTCGATTTTGACGGCGCGCTGCCGGAATTTTACCATCCGGCGCTACCGCCGCAGATGCCCACCTGGCCCTACGCGCTGGCGCTGGTGATTGAATCCGGCAACGGATTGCAGTGTGAAACCCGTAGCGGCTGCACGGGTGAAGAACCCGCCCTGCCGCAAAGCCTGATGTTCCTGCAGCGCTATCTCAGCGAGGAACGTCAGTTCGTGGTGCCCGGCGAACGTTTGCTGTGGCAATGGACGCGCGCATGA
- a CDS encoding lysophospholipid acyltransferase family protein, with the protein MNRLAARINWLWRLAMTGFCFALFGVGGLLLSLVWFNLLLIVQRDRASRRRLARRSIAASFRFFLTVARGLGVLDYRIHNLDALRSERGCLVVANHPTLIDYVILASVMPETDCLVKSALLRNPFVSGVIRAADYLINSEAEPLLAASQQRLAQGDTLLIFPEGTRTRFGEAISLQRGAANIAVRCNSDLRVVLIHCSEHLLDKKSRWYDVPPEKPVFTVDVRDRVNIDEFYDANEQEPALAARQLNRHLQHRLTSGLQSLSGINDASALS; encoded by the coding sequence ATGAACCGCCTGGCTGCCCGAATTAACTGGCTATGGCGCCTGGCGATGACCGGCTTCTGCTTCGCGCTGTTTGGCGTGGGCGGGCTGCTGCTGTCGCTGGTCTGGTTCAACCTGCTGCTCATCGTCCAGCGCGACCGCGCCAGCCGTCGTCGCCTGGCGCGTCGCAGCATTGCGGCCAGCTTCCGCTTCTTCCTGACCGTAGCGCGCGGCCTCGGCGTACTGGACTATCGCATTCACAATCTTGACGCGCTGCGCAGCGAGCGGGGTTGTCTGGTGGTGGCTAACCACCCGACGTTAATAGACTACGTGATTCTGGCGTCGGTGATGCCCGAAACCGACTGCCTGGTGAAAAGCGCGCTGCTGCGCAATCCCTTTGTCAGCGGCGTCATCCGCGCGGCGGATTACCTGATTAACAGCGAAGCCGAGCCCCTGCTCGCGGCCAGCCAGCAGCGTCTGGCTCAGGGCGACACGCTGTTAATCTTCCCGGAAGGCACGCGTACCCGGTTTGGCGAGGCTATCTCCCTCCAGCGCGGCGCGGCAAATATCGCCGTGCGCTGTAACAGCGATCTGCGGGTGGTGCTGATCCACTGTAGCGAACATCTGCTGGATAAAAAAAGCCGCTGGTATGATGTACCGCCAGAAAAACCTGTTTTCACCGTGGATGTCCGCGACCGCGTGAACATCGACGAATTTTACGATGCAAATGAACAAGAACCGGCGCTGGCGGCAAGGCAGTTAAACCGGCATCTGCAGCATCGATTAACATCAGGCCTTCAATCTTTGTCAGGAATTAATGATGCAAGCGCTTTATCTTGA
- a CDS encoding phosphopantetheine-binding protein encodes MQALYLEIKNLIITTLNLDELTAEDIDTDAALFGDGLGLDSIDALELGLAVKNQYGVVLSAESEEMRQHFFSVATLASFINAQRA; translated from the coding sequence ATGCAAGCGCTTTATCTTGAAATTAAGAATCTCATAATCACCACGCTGAATCTGGACGAGCTTACCGCAGAGGATATTGATACCGATGCCGCGCTGTTTGGCGATGGGCTGGGTCTGGACTCCATTGACGCGCTGGAACTGGGTCTGGCGGTAAAAAACCAGTATGGCGTGGTGCTTTCTGCCGAAAGCGAAGAGATGCGCCAGCACTTCTTTTCCGTCGCCACGCTGGCGTCCTTTATCAACGCTCAACGCGCCTGA
- a CDS encoding acyl carrier protein — translation MTEQETIYQEVCGLLTRLFEIDPQDITPEARLYEDLELDSIDAVDMIVHLQKKTGKKIKPETFKSVRTVQDVVDAVEQLLREE, via the coding sequence ATGACTGAACAAGAAACCATTTATCAGGAAGTCTGCGGCCTGCTGACCAGGCTCTTTGAAATCGACCCGCAGGACATTACGCCCGAAGCCCGTCTTTACGAAGACCTGGAGCTGGACAGCATTGACGCGGTGGACATGATTGTTCATCTGCAGAAGAAAACGGGCAAGAAAATCAAGCCGGAAACCTTCAAGTCGGTTCGTACCGTTCAGGATGTGGTAGACGCCGTCGAACAGCTTCTGCGCGAAGAGTAA
- a CDS encoding acyl-CoA synthetase: protein MTNPLPLGQWLNAPRPDDTPVAWLDDRTWTLGQLRHDVTLLVDTLRQQDGERWALCFENSYLFIVALLASLHAGKTPVIPGHSRVSQLEEQQSLFSGVLSDRTLGFHGKLIVVASSHQTASRWAPLPEIDESRFVELFTSGSTGTPRRVIKHIVSLDREARLLADRFGERLTGCSVVASVVPQHLYGLTFRIVLPMALGLPLHAAMLYYAEQLAALPHDRHYLFISSPAFLKRLDTELPAPPVRMLISAGGMLPWCDVSTTAGWLNICPDEIYGSTETGILAWRHRQQDNVPWLAFPGIIFHQEDDACRVTSPLIHEAEGLQLDDILHFDSEGLFSIAGRRGRVVKIEEKRISLNEIERRLLELDGICEAAALPVTRGGRQGIGALLVLDEAVRQRGYMQDKKAQEFAWRRALLPWLEPVAVPRYWRIVDEMPVNSMNKRVYAQLEELFHENS from the coding sequence ATGACTAACCCCCTTCCGCTGGGCCAGTGGTTAAATGCGCCCCGCCCTGACGATACGCCCGTTGCCTGGCTTGACGATCGTACCTGGACGCTTGGCCAGCTGCGCCACGACGTGACCTTGCTGGTCGACACCCTGCGTCAGCAGGATGGCGAGCGCTGGGCGCTGTGCTTTGAAAACAGCTACCTGTTTATCGTTGCGCTGCTGGCCTCGCTGCATGCCGGTAAAACGCCGGTCATCCCCGGCCATAGCCGCGTCTCGCAGCTTGAAGAACAGCAGTCGTTGTTTAGCGGCGTTCTGAGCGATCGGACTCTCGGTTTCCATGGCAAGCTGATTGTGGTGGCCTCCAGCCATCAGACGGCTAGCCGCTGGGCGCCCCTGCCGGAGATTGACGAAAGCCGCTTCGTTGAGCTGTTCACCTCCGGCTCCACGGGTACCCCGCGCCGGGTGATTAAGCACATCGTCAGCCTGGATCGCGAAGCCCGTCTGCTGGCTGACCGCTTCGGCGAACGTCTGACCGGCTGTAGCGTTGTCGCCTCGGTCGTACCGCAACACCTGTACGGCCTGACATTCCGCATCGTATTGCCGATGGCGCTGGGGCTGCCGCTGCATGCCGCGATGCTCTACTACGCTGAACAGCTGGCCGCCCTTCCTCATGACAGACATTACCTGTTCATCAGCAGCCCGGCGTTCCTGAAGCGCCTGGATACGGAACTGCCCGCGCCGCCCGTCAGAATGCTGATTTCAGCAGGGGGCATGCTGCCCTGGTGTGACGTTTCCACCACCGCGGGCTGGCTTAACATCTGCCCGGATGAAATTTATGGCAGCACCGAAACCGGGATCCTCGCCTGGCGCCATCGCCAACAGGATAACGTCCCGTGGCTTGCCTTCCCCGGCATTATCTTCCATCAGGAAGATGACGCCTGTCGCGTCACGTCGCCACTGATCCACGAGGCTGAAGGACTCCAGCTGGACGATATCCTGCACTTCGACAGCGAGGGGCTGTTCAGCATCGCCGGTCGTCGCGGGCGGGTGGTCAAAATTGAAGAAAAGCGCATCTCGCTTAACGAGATCGAACGTCGCCTGCTGGAGCTCGACGGCATTTGCGAAGCGGCGGCGCTGCCGGTCACGCGCGGAGGCCGTCAGGGGATTGGCGCCCTGCTGGTGCTGGACGAAGCGGTTCGCCAGCGCGGGTATATGCAGGATAAAAAAGCGCAGGAGTTCGCCTGGCGTCGCGCCCTGCTGCCGTGGCTTGAGCCGGTCGCCGTTCCGCGCTACTGGCGCATTGTCGATGAAATGCCGGTAAACAGTATGAACAAGCGTGTCTATGCGCAGTTAGAGGAGTTATTTCATGAAAACTCCTGA
- a CDS encoding ApeI family dehydratase — protein MKTPEIERRQTQPEKLEIILHLDAALFWFQGHFAVQPLLPGVAQLDWVMHYATTLLAPGYRFHSIQNVKFQAPLLPETTVTLVLEWHAERQMLTFSYQRHAGAERHTASSGKIRLCQ, from the coding sequence ATGAAAACTCCTGAAATTGAGCGCCGCCAGACACAGCCGGAGAAGCTGGAAATCATTTTGCATCTCGACGCGGCGCTGTTCTGGTTTCAGGGCCATTTTGCCGTACAGCCGCTGCTGCCCGGCGTTGCGCAGCTTGACTGGGTGATGCACTACGCCACAACGTTACTGGCGCCGGGCTACCGCTTTCACAGCATTCAAAACGTGAAGTTCCAGGCGCCTCTGCTTCCGGAAACTACGGTGACGCTGGTGCTTGAGTGGCATGCCGAACGTCAGATGCTGACCTTCAGCTACCAGCGTCACGCCGGGGCGGAGCGCCATACCGCCAGCAGCGGGAAAATTCGGCTATGTCAGTAA
- a CDS encoding glycosyltransferase family 2 protein — translation MSVTFRPCVLIPCYNHGAMIARVLSRLAPFGLPCLVVDDGSEAITRQELERLAAEQPQMTLVRLAQNAGKGAAVIRGLEECARAGYTHAVQVDADGQHAIEDIPKLLALAERHPDALISGQPIYDDSIPRSRLYGRWVTHVWVWIETLSLQLKDSMCGFRVYPVSPTLRLAARETLGKRMDFDTEVMVRLYWQGNTSIFLPTRVTYPQDGLSHFDALKDNVRISLMHTRLFFGMLPRMPGLLFRRRRQHWAQQDEVKGLWGMRLMLRVWKLMGRRAFTVLLWPVIGVYWLIARPARQASRQWIGRVKQELRQRNMPVPPRLNSFFHFMRFGNAMLDKVASWRGELKFDRDVVFAPGASETLNIAAPQGKLLLASHLGDVEACRALAQLDGSKTITALVFSENARRFKQIMSEMAPQAGVNLMSVTDIGPDTAIAIKEKLERGEWVAIVGDRIAVNPQRGGEWRVIWSPFMGQPAPFPQGPFILASILRCPVVLIFALRQQGKLVLHSEPFADPLRLPRGERQQALQDTVDRYAQRLEHYALMSPLDWFNFFDFWHLPESREKE, via the coding sequence ATGTCAGTAACCTTTCGCCCCTGCGTGCTGATCCCGTGCTACAACCACGGCGCCATGATCGCCCGCGTGCTGTCGCGTCTAGCGCCGTTCGGCCTGCCGTGCCTGGTGGTGGATGACGGCAGCGAAGCGATCACCCGTCAGGAGCTCGAACGCCTTGCGGCAGAACAGCCGCAGATGACGCTGGTCCGTCTGGCACAAAACGCCGGGAAAGGTGCCGCGGTCATCAGGGGGCTGGAGGAGTGCGCGCGCGCGGGCTATACCCACGCCGTGCAGGTGGACGCGGACGGTCAACACGCCATCGAAGATATCCCCAAACTGCTGGCGCTGGCGGAGCGCCACCCGGACGCGCTGATCTCCGGCCAGCCCATTTACGATGATTCCATTCCACGCTCGCGGCTCTACGGACGCTGGGTAACCCACGTCTGGGTGTGGATTGAGACCTTATCCCTGCAGCTTAAAGACAGCATGTGCGGCTTTCGGGTCTACCCGGTCTCGCCCACGCTGCGGCTGGCAGCGCGTGAAACGCTCGGCAAACGGATGGACTTTGACACCGAAGTGATGGTCCGTCTTTACTGGCAGGGCAACACCAGCATCTTTCTGCCCACCCGCGTCACCTATCCGCAGGACGGGTTGTCCCACTTCGACGCGTTAAAAGATAACGTGCGGATCTCCCTGATGCATACCCGGCTGTTCTTCGGCATGCTGCCCCGCATGCCCGGCCTGCTTTTCCGTCGACGCCGCCAGCACTGGGCGCAGCAGGACGAGGTCAAAGGCCTGTGGGGGATGCGCCTGATGCTGCGCGTCTGGAAGCTGATGGGGCGCCGGGCCTTTACCGTGCTGTTGTGGCCGGTAATCGGCGTGTACTGGCTTATCGCGCGTCCGGCGCGCCAGGCCTCGCGGCAGTGGATTGGAAGGGTGAAGCAAGAGCTGCGTCAGCGGAACATGCCCGTTCCCCCGCGGCTCAACAGCTTTTTCCATTTCATGCGCTTCGGCAACGCGATGCTGGATAAAGTCGCCAGCTGGCGCGGTGAGCTGAAGTTTGATCGCGACGTGGTCTTTGCCCCCGGCGCGAGCGAAACGCTTAATATCGCGGCGCCGCAGGGCAAGCTGCTGCTGGCCTCGCATCTTGGCGACGTTGAGGCCTGCCGGGCGCTGGCCCAGCTGGACGGCAGCAAAACTATCACCGCCCTGGTCTTCAGCGAGAACGCCCGGCGCTTTAAGCAAATCATGAGCGAAATGGCGCCCCAGGCGGGCGTGAATTTGATGTCGGTTACCGATATCGGCCCGGACACCGCGATTGCCATCAAAGAGAAGCTTGAGCGGGGAGAATGGGTCGCGATTGTGGGCGACCGCATCGCGGTGAATCCGCAGCGTGGCGGCGAGTGGCGCGTGATCTGGAGTCCGTTCATGGGCCAGCCAGCGCCGTTCCCCCAAGGGCCGTTTATCCTGGCCTCCATCCTGCGCTGCCCGGTGGTGCTGATTTTTGCCCTGCGCCAGCAGGGTAAGCTCGTCCTGCACAGCGAACCGTTTGCCGACCCGCTGCGCCTGCCGCGCGGTGAACGCCAGCAGGCGCTGCAGGATACCGTCGATCGCTACGCGCAGCGGCTGGAGCATTACGCCCTCATGTCGCCGCTCGACTGGTTTAATTTTTTCGATTTCTGGCATCTGCCAGAGTCCAGAGAGAAGGAGTAA
- a CDS encoding acyl-CoA thioesterase: MLTDPRFTTEVEITVPFHDVDMMGVVWHGNYFRYFEIAREALLNQFDYGYRQMKASGYVWPVVDTRVKYRDAVTFEQRIRVRAHVEEYENRLRIAYQIFDAQTGKRTTTGYTIQVAVEEATREMCFVSPAILFERMGVTP; encoded by the coding sequence GTGCTGACCGATCCCCGCTTTACGACTGAAGTTGAGATCACCGTTCCGTTCCACGACGTCGATATGATGGGCGTGGTCTGGCACGGTAACTATTTCCGCTACTTTGAGATCGCCCGCGAGGCGCTGCTCAATCAGTTTGACTATGGCTATCGCCAGATGAAGGCCTCCGGCTACGTCTGGCCCGTCGTCGATACCCGGGTGAAATACCGCGATGCGGTGACCTTTGAGCAGCGTATTCGCGTCCGCGCGCACGTTGAAGAGTATGAAAACCGCCTGCGCATTGCCTATCAAATTTTCGATGCGCAGACCGGCAAACGCACAACCACCGGTTACACCATCCAGGTGGCGGTGGAAGAAGCCACCCGCGAAATGTGCTTTGTGAGTCCGGCAATACTGTTTGAACGTATGGGAGTAACGCCATGA
- a CDS encoding outer membrane lipoprotein carrier protein LolA, with product MKWLPLLALIVSPLVSAVTLDELQQRFTGQPVVRAHFEQVRTIKDMPQPLRSQGEMLIARDSGLLWDQKAPFPMTLLLDDKRMVQAINGQPPQTVTADNNPQMFQFNHLLRALFQADRRVLEENFRIDFKDLGAGRWSLVLTPKTTPLDKIFATLDLGGATYLETIRLNDKQGDRTDIALSRHQLTPASLTDDERQRFAAP from the coding sequence ATGAAATGGTTGCCTTTGCTGGCGCTGATCGTCAGCCCGCTGGTCAGCGCCGTGACGCTGGATGAACTTCAGCAGCGCTTCACCGGGCAGCCCGTCGTGCGCGCGCACTTCGAACAGGTTCGCACCATAAAAGATATGCCGCAGCCGCTGCGCTCGCAGGGCGAGATGCTGATCGCCCGCGACAGCGGCCTGCTGTGGGATCAAAAAGCGCCGTTTCCGATGACGCTCCTGCTGGACGACAAGCGGATGGTTCAGGCCATTAACGGCCAGCCGCCGCAGACCGTCACCGCCGACAATAATCCGCAGATGTTCCAGTTCAACCATCTTCTGCGGGCCCTGTTCCAGGCCGACCGCAGGGTGCTTGAAGAGAACTTCCGCATCGATTTCAAAGACCTGGGCGCGGGCCGCTGGTCGCTGGTGCTTACGCCAAAAACGACGCCGCTGGACAAGATTTTCGCCACCCTCGATCTGGGCGGCGCGACCTATCTGGAGACGATTCGCCTCAACGACAAACAGGGCGACCGTACCGATATCGCCCTTTCACGCCACCAACTGACGCCCGCCAGCCTGACCGATGACGAACGCCAACGCTTTGCCGCACCGTAA
- a CDS encoding MMPL family transporter, which produces MTNANALPHRKSLRPALLWATLCLILLGVLLSLLPGARLNSSVLAMLPKQTLGAIPPALNDGFMQRLDRQLVWMVSPGKEPDPRVAQQWLALLQSSDSLSEVKGPMDAAGQKAWGEFFWQHRNGLIDPATRARLQNGGEAQAQWILSQLYSAFSGVSGKELQNDPLMLMRGSQLALAQNGQKLRLMDGWLVTQDEAGNYWYLLHGELAGSSFDMQQTHRLVTTLNALQERLKARFPQAQLLSRGTVFYSDYASQQAKRDVSTLGIATLLGVFLLIVAVFRSLRPLLLSVLSIAIGALAGTVVTLLLFGELHLMTLVMSMSIIGISADYTLYYLTERMVHGAEHSPWQSLAKVRNALLLALLTTVAAYLIMMLAPFPGIRQMAVFAAVGLSASCLTVIFWHPWLCRGLPVRPVPLMVIMLRWLAAWRRNKKLSVGLPVALALLSAVGMSTLRVDDDIAQLQALPKDILAQEKAITALTGQSVDQKWFVVHGASPQQTLERLEAFTPALAQAQKAGEIVRWRTLPLNSLVRQKSDLKLLREAAPAVTNVLKSAGLSAVSPNLDAMPVSVDAWLKSPASEGWRLLWLTLPNGESGVLVPVDGAKNSAYLGELAARHDGVVWVDRKASFDSLFALYRTLLTGLLFAALAVIACGAMLRLGWRKGLISLVPSVLSLSCGLAVLAATGHPVNLFSLLALVLVLGIGINYTLFFSNPRGTPLTSMLAITLAMMTTLLTLGMLVFSATQAISSFGIVLVSGIFTAFLLAPLAMPDKKERKRK; this is translated from the coding sequence ATGACGAACGCCAACGCTTTGCCGCACCGTAAATCCCTGCGCCCGGCGCTGCTGTGGGCCACGCTATGCCTGATTCTGCTGGGCGTGCTGCTGTCGCTGCTGCCCGGCGCGCGTCTGAACAGCAGCGTGCTGGCCATGCTGCCGAAGCAGACGCTGGGGGCGATCCCGCCGGCGCTCAACGACGGGTTTATGCAGCGTCTCGACCGCCAGCTGGTCTGGATGGTCAGCCCCGGCAAAGAGCCCGATCCGCGCGTGGCGCAGCAGTGGCTGGCGCTGCTGCAAAGCAGCGATTCGCTCAGCGAGGTCAAAGGCCCAATGGACGCCGCCGGGCAAAAGGCCTGGGGAGAGTTCTTCTGGCAGCACCGAAATGGCCTGATCGATCCCGCCACCCGCGCCCGCCTGCAAAACGGCGGAGAAGCGCAGGCGCAGTGGATTTTATCTCAGCTCTATTCGGCCTTTTCCGGCGTCAGCGGCAAAGAGCTGCAAAACGATCCCCTGATGCTGATGCGCGGCTCGCAGCTCGCTCTGGCGCAAAACGGCCAGAAGCTGCGGCTGATGGACGGCTGGCTGGTCACACAGGATGAGGCGGGAAACTACTGGTATCTGCTGCACGGCGAGCTGGCGGGCTCGTCATTTGATATGCAGCAGACCCACCGGCTCGTGACGACGCTTAACGCGCTGCAGGAGAGGCTAAAAGCGCGTTTCCCGCAGGCGCAGCTGCTTTCCCGCGGAACCGTGTTCTACAGCGATTACGCCAGCCAGCAGGCCAAACGCGACGTCTCGACGCTGGGCATCGCCACCCTGCTTGGCGTGTTCCTGCTCATCGTGGCGGTGTTCCGCTCTCTGCGCCCGCTGCTGCTGAGCGTGCTCTCCATTGCCATCGGCGCGCTGGCGGGTACGGTGGTGACGCTGCTGCTCTTTGGCGAACTGCACCTGATGACGCTGGTGATGAGCATGAGCATCATCGGTATTTCAGCCGACTACACGCTCTACTACCTGACCGAACGGATGGTGCACGGCGCGGAGCATTCCCCCTGGCAAAGCCTGGCGAAAGTGCGCAATGCGCTGCTGCTGGCGCTGCTGACGACCGTCGCCGCCTACCTGATTATGATGCTGGCCCCCTTCCCCGGGATCCGCCAGATGGCAGTGTTCGCCGCCGTCGGGCTGAGCGCCTCCTGCCTGACGGTGATTTTCTGGCATCCGTGGCTGTGCCGGGGTTTACCGGTGCGCCCGGTTCCGCTGATGGTTATCATGCTGCGCTGGCTGGCCGCCTGGCGACGCAATAAAAAACTGTCCGTTGGTTTGCCCGTCGCGCTGGCGCTGCTCTCCGCCGTAGGGATGAGCACCCTGAGGGTGGACGACGACATCGCCCAGCTGCAGGCGCTGCCGAAAGATATTCTGGCGCAGGAGAAGGCCATTACCGCCCTGACCGGACAGAGCGTCGATCAGAAATGGTTTGTGGTTCATGGCGCCTCGCCTCAGCAAACGCTGGAGCGGCTGGAAGCCTTTACCCCGGCGCTGGCACAGGCGCAGAAAGCCGGAGAGATCGTCCGCTGGCGTACGCTGCCGCTGAACTCGCTGGTGCGCCAGAAAAGCGATCTGAAGCTGCTGCGCGAGGCTGCTCCTGCGGTAACGAACGTGCTAAAAAGCGCCGGGCTCAGCGCCGTATCCCCGAACCTCGACGCCATGCCGGTCAGCGTGGACGCGTGGCTTAAAAGCCCGGCCAGCGAAGGCTGGCGTCTGCTCTGGCTGACCCTGCCCAACGGGGAAAGCGGCGTGCTGGTGCCGGTGGACGGCGCGAAAAACAGCGCTTACCTCGGTGAACTGGCCGCGCGCCATGACGGCGTCGTCTGGGTCGATCGCAAAGCCAGCTTTGACAGCCTGTTTGCCCTCTACCGCACGCTGCTGACGGGGCTACTGTTTGCCGCGCTGGCGGTGATTGCCTGCGGGGCGATGCTGCGCCTCGGCTGGCGTAAAGGGCTGATAAGCCTGGTGCCGTCCGTGCTGTCGCTGAGCTGCGGCCTGGCGGTGCTGGCCGCAACGGGCCACCCGGTGAATCTGTTCTCACTGCTGGCGCTGGTACTGGTGCTCGGCATTGGCATTAACTACACGCTGTTTTTCAGCAACCCGCGCGGTACGCCGCTGACCTCCATGCTGGCGATTACGCTGGCCATGATGACCACGCTGCTGACGCTGGGCATGCTCGTCTTCAGCGCCACCCAGGCCATCAGCAGCTTTGGTATCGTGCTGGTAAGCGGTATTTTTACCGCCTTCCTGCTGGCTCCGCTGGCGATGCCGGATAAGAAAGAGAGAAAACGTAAATGA
- a CDS encoding DUF3261 domain-containing protein → MNAFYRAVALAAALLLAGCSHSTDTKETRPQAWLQPGTKVTLPPPGISPAVSSQQLLTGSFNGQTQSLLVMLNADAHKVTLAGLSSVGIRLFLATYDESGIHTEQSIVVPQLPPASQVLADVMLSHWPISAWQPQLPKGWTLTDNGDRRELRNASGKLVTEIIYLQRKGKREPISIEQHVFKYHITIQYLGD, encoded by the coding sequence ATGAACGCTTTTTATCGCGCCGTTGCGCTGGCCGCGGCGCTGCTGCTGGCAGGCTGCAGCCATTCGACCGATACCAAAGAGACGCGGCCCCAGGCCTGGCTCCAGCCGGGAACTAAAGTTACGCTGCCGCCGCCCGGCATCAGCCCGGCGGTAAGCTCCCAGCAGCTGCTGACAGGCAGCTTTAACGGACAAACGCAGTCCCTGCTGGTGATGCTCAACGCGGATGCGCATAAGGTGACGCTGGCCGGGCTCTCTTCCGTGGGCATTCGCCTGTTCCTGGCGACGTACGATGAGAGCGGTATTCATACCGAGCAGTCGATCGTCGTGCCGCAGCTGCCGCCCGCCAGCCAGGTGCTGGCCGACGTGATGCTCAGCCACTGGCCGATTAGCGCCTGGCAGCCACAGTTGCCGAAGGGCTGGACGTTAACGGACAATGGCGATCGGCGCGAGCTTCGCAACGCCAGCGGCAAGCTGGTGACGGAGATTATCTACCTGCAGCGCAAAGGCAAGCGCGAGCCGATCAGCATCGAGCAACACGTCTTTAAATACCACATCACCATTCAATATCTGGGTGACTGA